From Toxorhynchites rutilus septentrionalis strain SRP chromosome 2, ASM2978413v1, whole genome shotgun sequence, a single genomic window includes:
- the LOC129767719 gene encoding carboxypeptidase B-like produces the protein MFRIALLLLATIDIGTIFIACTRMGLFNVTPTFDEQTDMLPPTVETITNQGVQEAPVSAEQYRKKPRPERHGPYGTMNSLDFTRRYLSYEEMHKYLNYVRQKRPDMVKLSLIGNSYEKRPLTAVTISSKNPSKTILIDAGIHAREWIAPATALYVIDRLVRHANESRDLLSNLTWIILPLVNPDGYEYSLKVDKYWRKTRRPHRRCHGTDINRNFGFHWGEKGASRNECVPTFAGPEAFSEPETRALRNFLLSKNSSIDFYLSLHSYGRFLLYPWGFKKDLSRRWKLMDAVARAGSVAMKLKHNANYRVGGAANLLYEASGGSDDYALAVARIPIVITMELPGDKNGFHPTQANIAPFLEEAFTGIRAMAIEALQPKV, from the exons ATGTTTCGAATAGCATTGCTGCTACTCGCCACTATCGATATCGGaacgatcttcatcgcttgcaccAG AATGGGACTGTTCAACGTTACACCTACATTCGATGAACAGACGGATATGTTGCCACCGACAGTTGAGACAATTACAAACCAAGGCGTTCAGGAAGCACCTGTTTCCGCTGAACAATATCGAAAAAAACCACGTCCAGAAAGGCATGGTCCGTATGGCACAATGAATTCATTGGATTTCACCCGTAGGTACCTGAGTTATGAGGAAATGCACAAATATTTGAATTATGTTCGACAAAAGCGTCCAGATATGGTGAAGCTGAGCCTCATTGGCAATTCGTACGAAAAACGACCTCTGACTGCAGTCACCATATCAAGTAAAAACCCTTCGAAAACAATACTTATCGATGCTGGAATCCACGCCAGAGAATGGATTGCGCCGGCGACAGCACTCTATGTGATCGATCGACTAGTCCGACATGCCAACGAAAGCCGCGATCTGTTGAGTAATCTCACGTGGATAATCCTACCACTCGTCAACCCAGACGGCTACGAATACTCCCTCAAAGTGGACAAATATTGGCGCAAGACACGACGTCCGCACAGACGCTGTCATGGCACGGACATCAATCGTAACTTCGGGTTTCACTGGGGTGAAAAGGGGGCCTCCCGAAACGAATGTGTTCCAACCTTTGCGGGTCCAGAGGCATTCTCCGAACCCGAAACCCGGGCGCTTCGCAATTTTCTGTTATCCAAAAACAGTTCGATCGACTTCTATCTATCACTGCACTCGTACGGACGATTTCTGCTGTACCCGTGGGGTTTCAAAAAGGACCTCTCTCGCCGATGGAAACTCATGGATGCGGTTGCACGTGCCGGATCGGTGGCAATGAAACTGAAGCACAACGCTAACTATAGGGTAGGCGGAGCGGCAAATCTTCTCTACGAGGCGTCGGGTGGTAGCGATGACTATGCATTGGCCGTCGCTCGAATACCGATTGTGATAACAATGGAACTTCCAGgcgataaaaatggatttcaccCGACTCAAGCTAATATTGCGCCATTTCTAGAAGAGGCTTTCACCGGAATACGTGCAATGGCTATCGAAGCGCTGCAGCCTAAGGTGTAA
- the LOC129767696 gene encoding carboxypeptidase B-like yields the protein MIFKNVFSLAILTVVAYATTNRSYDGYKVYEVQQQTREQADVLRQLEQSFDDLDFLHLSKQLGSTARVLVPPALQAELEETLSKHGIQFIELIPNVQRSLDENINVGTKKSLNAEEAILSTYLRHSEIDNYLEDLARKHPSQIRVDEVGKSYEGRPIKTITINDKPNNTVIFLDAGIHAREWIAPATALYAINQLAEHSDEHQNILENVTWVILPVVNPDGYEFSHQTDRLWRKTRKPAGHYIGTDGNRNFDFHWGEVGASSSPASEIYRGDGPFSEPETQTVRNVLQRLQGSCKFYLTLHSYGNYLLYPWGWTSDLPNNWRDIDEVAQAGADAIEKATGTYYTVGSSTNVLYAAAGGSDDWALAKSNVSISITMELPGGGSIGFDPPASSIEKSVKESWVGIRAMALKVAQTS from the exons ATGATTTTTAAAAACGTATTCTCGCTCGCCATACTGACGGTGGTGGCATATGCGACGACCAACCGATCATACGATGG TTACAAGGTGTACGAAGTGCAGCAGCAAACTCGCGAGCAAGCCGATGTTCTTCGTCAGCTAGAACAATCCTTTGACGATCTGGATTTTTTGCATCTGAGCAAACAGCTAGGCAGCACTGCGCGTGTTTTAGTTCCTCCAGCGTTACAGGCTGAGTTAGAGGAAACACTTTCGAAGCATGGTATACAATTCATTGAGCTTATCCCTAACGTTCAACG ATCCTTGGATGAGAACATCAACGTTGGCACAAAGAAATCATTGAATGCCGAAGAAGCTATTTTGAGCACTTATTTGCGCCATTCTGAAATCGACAACTATCTGGAAGATCTGGCACGCAAGCACCCATCACAGATCCGCGTCGATGAAGTTGGAAAATCATACGAAGGTCGACCTATAAAAACAATCACAATCAATGACAAACCGAACAACACAGTCATATTTCTGGACGCTGGAATCCATGCTCGTGAATGGATTGCACCCGCAACAGCTCTTTACGCGATCAACCAGTTAGCGGAGCACTCGGATGAACACCAAAATATTCTAGAGAATGTGACCTGGGTGATTCTACCAGTTGTGAACCCGGATGGTTACGAATTTAGCCATCAAACAGACCGCCTCTGGCGCAAAACTCGCAAACCTGCCGGTCACTACATTGGCACTGACGGTAATCGCAACTTCGACTTCCACTGGGGTGAAGTTGGCGCATCGTCTTCGCCCGCTTCCGAAATCTATCGCGGAGATGGTCCGTTCTCGGAACCCGAAACACAAACCGTTCGCAATGTGTTGCAGAGACTGCAGGGAAGCTGCAAGTTCTATCTCACGCTGCATTCGTATGGAAATTACTTACTGTATCCGTGGGGATGGACAAGTGACCTTCCCAACAATTGGAGGGACATTGATGAAGTGGCCCAGGCAGGAGCTGACGCGATTGAAAAGGCAACCGGAACATACTATACTGTTGGCAGTTCGACCAACGTGTTGTATGCCGCAGCGGGCGGCAGTGATGACTGGGCTCTGGCGAAATCTAACGTTTCTATTTCCATTACTATGGAATTGCCAGGTGGTGGCAGCATTGGTTTTGACCCGCCAGCGTCATCCATCGAAAAGAGCGTGAAGGAAAGCTGGGTGGGCATTAGGGCGATGGCACTGAAAGTGGCTCAAACTTCCTGA